In Methanofollis aquaemaris, the genomic window ACGAAGTCGCCGGCCTTGATCTCGAGGTCGATGTGGTCGAGGGCGACGACGTCCCCTGCCGGGAGGGGATAGACCTTGCTGACGTCCACAAATCTGATGATCGATTCTGGTTCATTCATGGCGCAACGCCTCGATGGGGCTGAGGTGCGAGGCCTTCCATGCGGGGTAGGCCCCTGAGAGGAGACTGGTGGCGATGCCGAAGGCCACGCCGTACGGGATGGCGATGAGGCTGGTGGGCTCGAAGAGGAATTTGGTCTCTTCGAGCATGACCGCGAGGGCGAGGTAGCCGCCGAAGAGACTGAGGACGGCGCCGATGGCGCTCCCGACGAGTCCGAGGATGAGGGACTCGTACAGGAAGATCCGGAGCACTTCCCCCTGTCTGGCACCGATGGAGCGGATCACCCCGATCTCGCGGGTCCGTTCGGTCACCGACATCATCATCACGTTGAAGATGGAGACGCCGGCGACGATAAGTGAGATGCCGCCGATCGCGGTGGTGAAAGTCGAGATCCGGTTGAAGGTGTCGAGGAGGGTTTCGAGGATCGCCCTGGTGTCGAGGACGTCCACCTCGTCCTCGCGCCGGTTGAGTTGCATCTCGATCGATTCTTTGATGCCGTCGATCTCTTCGAGATCCTCCACCTTCACGATGACGAGGTCCCACTCTTCGCCGCCGTAGAAGTCCTGGTAGAACTCGTCGGAGACGATGACCGCACGGTCGGGGTTGATGTCGAAGCCAACGCCCCGCTCTTCGAGGACGCCGGTGACCCGGAGTTTCTGTTCTTCGTCGCCGATCCTGAGTCTGCTTCCAGGGATGAGGTCGTAGTCCTCGGCAAGAATGGCGCCGACCATCGCCCCGCTTTCGCCCCGCAGGTAGGTGCCGTCGGTCACCTCCAGGAGGTCGGGGAGGTCGGTGGGGCTGATCCCGTAGACCGGCGCCGCGGTCGTCTCCCCGCCGATGACGAACCGGTCGCTCCCGCTCATGATCGGGATGACCAGGTTGGACCCGGCGGCCCGCTTGATCTCGTTCACCTGCCGGTCGGTGACCCCGCGGCCGCTCACGGCGATCGGAGGGCCATCTCCTTCTCCCCCGCCGCCGGTGTGGGCGGTGATCACGATGGTGTCGCCGACGTCGGTGAGGGACTCTGAGATCGAGAGGACCAGGCTGTTTCCGAGGATGCCCATCGAGGCGATGGCCGCCACCCCGATGACCACTCCGGTCACGGCAAGGAAGGAGCGGAGCCAGTGGAGCCTGATGTTGCGCGTGGCAAACTGGAAAAAGATCATCCCCCCTTCCATCGCTATCCTGCCAGGGGTGCGCGGCAATAAACGTGCCGGTGAGAGGGGGGCGACTCGAAGATCTTCGATCTTTTCGAACTCACTGTCGCTCGTTCCCCCCGGCATCCCTCCACGGACGAGAGAATTGGTGGGGGCCGGCAGAGTGGTGGATCAAATGAGTGGTCCGCACTGTCTCTATCAGCCGAATCCCCTCCCCCCACAATCTTCCGAATAAGGGGATCAGGGGCCGAAAGGGCCGTAAAAAATCGTCTTTTATGGCTGAAAATCGGAGCAAAATCCATGAGATTTGTCGGTATCATATCGCCTCTCTTTCTAGGTACAGGGTGAATGATATCACTCCCGCTCATACAGTCCGCCAGAGGGCGAGGAGAGGCCCATGATACTCTGAGTATCTCGTGAAAAACCCTTATTCCGTCAGTATCGTAAAATCTCTTCAGAATGGGCCGGGACCGGTCTGTCTGTTCCCGAAACAGGGGCTGAAATGGGCAGATCTCGCCCCCGGTCCCATACGGTTGAGGTGAGAAGAAATGTGAGAGAAGGGTGAGTGAGCGATAGAGTTCCGGCTGGTTATCGCTCACCTGGGTTGGTTTTCGGGTCCTCTGTTTCTGCCTTCCGCTCCCTGATCGCCCTCGCTGCCTGGGCGAAGAGGCCGTGAACACCTTCGGCGAGTGGGTGGACGTCGATAAGGTCTTCGAGGTCGAAGACGGTCTTATTCTGCCTCATTGCCTCTGCGAGGTAGGTGGCGGTGATCCCGGCGCCAGGCGAGGCCGCCCAGATGCCGCGGAGCGCCCCGGTCTCAGGGTCAACGAGAACCGTACCGAGACCGGTATCGCCCTTCGGGACCGACCAGAAGGAACCCGGGCCTGCCGGGGCCGGGAGGGAGAGGGCGATGCCGTCGTCGCCGTCGTCGCAGAAGGCGAGGTCGTTTGCGAGGGCGAGGGCTTGTGGTACGGCTTTCGGGGCGTAATTCATCTCACGGCCGAGGATGTTCTCCGCCGCGACCACCCCCTGGAGACGGGCGAGAGGGGTGAGGTACGGCGGGCCGGCGGCGTCGCCCGCGGCATAGACGTCCGGGACCGAGGTCTGCATCCGGTCGTCGACGACGATCTCCCCGCGGGGCCCCTTCTCCACACCGATGACCATCGAGGTCTGGGGCACGAGCCCGACGGCCAGGAGGACGGCATCGGCCTGGCACTCTCCCGGCGCCGCGCCGCCGAACGCCGCACCTTCCACCCGATCGCTGCCGATGATCGCGGTGAGCGGGGTATGCTCCCGCACCTCGACGCCGGAGAGTTCTTTGAGGGCCAGTCGCCTGAGGCGGGGGTCGAGGTCGCCGAGGAATTCCCGCCGAGCAAGGAGCGTGACCTGGCTCCCGAGTCGGCTGAAGATGTATGCGAACTCAGCCGCCGAGACCCCGCCGCCCGCGATGACAAGACGCTCAGGGAGGGCCGGCATCGTGCGAAGCGTGCGGGAAGTGTAGACCCCCGGCAGATCGGTGCCGGGGAGCGCCGGGACCGCGGGCGCGGACCCGGTCGCGATGACGACCGCCTCGGCCTCGACCTCTTCGTCGTCGATGAAGATCCGGCGCCCGTCGACCCTGGCCGTCGCCCCATAGCGGACCTCGACGCCTGCGGCCCGCGTCTCCCTGTCGAGGACGGTTCTGATCTTACTCTGGACCTCTCCCATCTCGCGGAGCAGCGCGGGAAACTCCAGGTGCAGGACGCCTTCCAGCACTCCGGCCGCTGCGAAGTCCCCTACTCGCTCCATCGTCCGTGCGGCGTCGTTGAGGGCGCAGACCTGCATGCACCCCGAGTTAAGGCACTGCCCCCCGATGGCCTCCCGCTCGACCAGCGTCACCTCACGCCCGGCCTGACCAAGCCTGGCGGCCGCGAACCGCCCGGCTGGACCCCCTCCGATGACGACGATCATGACTTCAGAAGATCTCCACGCCCTCGTCAGAGGGCATGCCCATCACCTCGCCCGTGAAGGCGTTCACTTCGACGACTCGATCCCTTCCCTCGACCTGCCAGACCGGGACATAGACCATGGCCACCTCGGTGGTGATGTTCTCCTTCTTCGGCTTGAGTATCTCTTCACGGTAGAAGACCGTGTCGCCTTCCTCTTTTTTGATCCTGACCCGTTGCGTGAGGTTCTGGATCATGGCGGCGACCGCCGTCTCCTCGATACCTTCGCGAGGGATCTTCGGGGTGAGCACCTCGCAGCCGTCGGGCATCATCGTGTCCACTGCGTCGCCGAGACTCATCTCCATCCTGGTCCCGTTGATCGCATTGATCCCGTCGTTTCGTTCGGCCTCGAAGGAGACCACCCTGTTCATCACCGACTGCGAACCGGTGCTTGTGCAGTGGCAGCACCAGTACGGGACGAAGCGGCACCGCGCCTTTCCGCGCGTCCCCGAGAGGATCGCCGCGTCCCGCTCGCCGACCTTGATCGGGAGATGACGGATGGCACTCTTCGTCTGCCCGCCTCTCCCGACCGGAACGGCTTCATCGAGGACGAATTTTCTTCCGAAGATCCGGGCGAGTGCCACCTCCCCCGCGTACCTGGCGATCTCCTCTTCCCCCCAGCAGGTGCAGTGCTCTGCAGCGAGCGCACCGTCGAAGGTGACCAGGATCTTCCTGCATACCTCGGTATGCTCCCCGTTCCTGAGCCTGAAGGTCCGGTGGCAGAACCTGTCGCACTCCTCCTGGTTGTCCGAGATCAAGACCACGTAACTGTCTTTGTCGCCCACGGCCGAGAGATCGAAGAGCTCGTCGGCGGCCTCGACCTCGTATCCCGAGGCATTCAGGATCATTGCTACAATATCCTGCGTCCTCTCCCGAAGATCGCCTTCCATC contains:
- a CDS encoding ABC transporter permease, which encodes MEGGMIFFQFATRNIRLHWLRSFLAVTGVVIGVAAIASMGILGNSLVLSISESLTDVGDTIVITAHTGGGGEGDGPPIAVSGRGVTDRQVNEIKRAAGSNLVIPIMSGSDRFVIGGETTAAPVYGISPTDLPDLLEVTDGTYLRGESGAMVGAILAEDYDLIPGSRLRIGDEEQKLRVTGVLEERGVGFDINPDRAVIVSDEFYQDFYGGEEWDLVIVKVEDLEEIDGIKESIEMQLNRREDEVDVLDTRAILETLLDTFNRISTFTTAIGGISLIVAGVSIFNVMMMSVTERTREIGVIRSIGARQGEVLRIFLYESLILGLVGSAIGAVLSLFGGYLALAVMLEETKFLFEPTSLIAIPYGVAFGIATSLLSGAYPAWKASHLSPIEALRHE
- a CDS encoding FAD-dependent oxidoreductase; amino-acid sequence: MIVVIGGGPAGRFAAARLGQAGREVTLVEREAIGGQCLNSGCMQVCALNDAARTMERVGDFAAAGVLEGVLHLEFPALLREMGEVQSKIRTVLDRETRAAGVEVRYGATARVDGRRIFIDDEEVEAEAVVIATGSAPAVPALPGTDLPGVYTSRTLRTMPALPERLVIAGGGVSAAEFAYIFSRLGSQVTLLARREFLGDLDPRLRRLALKELSGVEVREHTPLTAIIGSDRVEGAAFGGAAPGECQADAVLLAVGLVPQTSMVIGVEKGPRGEIVVDDRMQTSVPDVYAAGDAAGPPYLTPLARLQGVVAAENILGREMNYAPKAVPQALALANDLAFCDDGDDGIALSLPAPAGPGSFWSVPKGDTGLGTVLVDPETGALRGIWAASPGAGITATYLAEAMRQNKTVFDLEDLIDVHPLAEGVHGLFAQAARAIRERKAETEDPKTNPGER